One Lates calcarifer isolate ASB-BC8 unplaced genomic scaffold, TLL_Latcal_v3 _unitig_1920_quiver_3831, whole genome shotgun sequence genomic window carries:
- the LOC127139630 gene encoding uncharacterized protein LOC127139630, with product MFVSTSLQSCDRERMKRRQQHSAEGTSVDPDDRSPDDMETTSSNPDGDTQESDSDHQTLSVECPKCGSNIQVPVDAGVEVTDKYQPASSNQNRTCGEDWVSLSEDQVNLDEVLQELRGLIPDQLYSSAERLVNDMKKIPENSEHLVDLVGHMKEHLKSLKEHFKPQKSNKAAKSPSSYSCCTYKVKLYSVVTGKTFGADDVILEQVKKKDGQQH from the exons ATGTTTGTTTCCACTTCTCTGCAGAGCTgcgacagagagaggatgaagaggagacagcagcacTCAG CTGAAGGTACCTCTGTTGATCCAGATGACCGATCACCAGATGATATGGAGACGACATCATCAAATCCTGATGGCGACACACAG GAGTCAGACTCAGACCATCAGACACTCTCAGTGGAGTGTCCAAAATGTGGGAGCAACATTCAGGTGCCAGTTGATGCTGGGGTGGAGGTCACAGATAAATATCAGCCAGCCTCCTCCAACCAGAACAGGACCTGTGGAGAG GACTGGGTGTCACTGAGTGAGGACCAAGTGAACCTGGACGAGGTCTTACAGGAACTGAGAGGCTTGATACCAGATCAACTGTATTCAT ctgctgaacGTTTGGTGAACGACATGAAAAAGATCCCAGAAAACTCTGAACATCTGGTGGACCTCGTAGGTCATATGAAGGAACATCTGAAGAGTTTGAAGGAACATTTCAAACCTCAAAAATCTAACAAAG CAGCTAAATCTCCATCGTCATATTCATGCTGTACCTATAAAGTGAAGCTCTACAGTGTTGTCACTGGTAAAACCTTTGGTGCTGATGACGTCATACTGGAGcaagtaaagaaaaaagatggacaGCAACACTGA
- the LOC108891292 gene encoding interferon-induced protein 44-like, producing the protein MAERRRRRKSWWWPFIESEPEPEPTPSPTFKEPWRKISWGEKQRDLQYVQEYRPENGDIKHLRILLYGPVGGGKSSFINSVSTVMRGRTTIPAAASATTSDTSFTRQRETQQIHHEQH; encoded by the exons atggcagAGCGACGCAGACGCA GGAAATCCTGGTGGTGGCCATTCATTGAGTCTGAACCTG AACCTGAACCTACGCCTTCTCCCA cTTTTAAGGAACCCTGGAGGAAAATATCTTGGGG agagaaacagagggatcTTCAGTATGTGCAGGAGTACAGGCCTGAAAACGGAGACATTAAACATCTGCGAATTCTTCTGTACGGGCCTGTCGGAGGCGGAAAGTCCAGCTTCATCAACTCTGTCAGCACCGTCATGCGAGGCAGGACAACTATTCCTGCTGCAGCCAGTGCAACCACCTCTGACACAAGCTTCACCAGACAA agagagacccaacagatccaccatgagcagcactaa